The following proteins are encoded in a genomic region of Rhinoraja longicauda isolate Sanriku21f chromosome 14, sRhiLon1.1, whole genome shotgun sequence:
- the LOC144599820 gene encoding LOW QUALITY PROTEIN: cation channel sperm-associated protein 3-like (The sequence of the model RefSeq protein was modified relative to this genomic sequence to represent the inferred CDS: deleted 1 base in 1 codon; substituted 1 base at 1 genomic stop codon), giving the protein MSFKVPIHPLATNASGEKKSFETSVYRNMRKDFLFHGYIKRLLKSWIFKWFIFTAIIANSLFLAIATNYKMEYKFFIFFNVAEQLFLAIYTVEFLAKIYVDPIKYWKTGFNVFDFIVLLLSYILRFFLIRNSRIMSWFHIVRPLRILRTISLVRGLQVLFGALVRTLKNVVFVLFLLFLLMTVFALIGYNFYGNAKHGDFENWGSLKSAYFTLFSLVTLDGWTDLRAQTDARGFKTIQLFITGFILLGCFLFFNLFVGVIIINIRVGVSSTFTFPQLKPARXGRDNELYLHLQETTREFNKGLQAERETTLMEKKQAVIQRQQTHITEIMDKQKTSQFESFSEMIETFKHTLRHDDFVMLDDLCSSLSFIDIYLSSLDEQDNTLYKLQQLYFEISYVLGNMLLAERKETDTSATTMEMT; this is encoded by the exons ATGTCTTTCAAAGTTCCAATCCACCCTTTAGCCACAAATGCCTCTGGTGAGAAGAAGAGTTTTGAAACCAGTGTTTACAGAAACATGCG GAAAGACTTTTTGTTCCATGGCTACATTAAAAGGCTTTTGAAGAGCTGGATTTTCAAATGGTTCATCTTCACCGCCATTATTGCAAATTCCCTTTTCCTGGCCATCGCGACCAATTACAAAATGGAGTACAAGttttttattttctttaat GTGGCTGAACAGCTGTTCTTGGCAATTTATACTGTGGAGTTCTTAGCGAAGATTTACGTTGACCCAATTAAATACTGGAAAACTGGATTCAATGTATTTGACTTCATCGTGCTGTTGTTATCTTACATCCTGCGCTTCTTTCTCATAAGAAATTCACGCATTATGTCCTGGTTTCATATCGTGCGGCCGCTTAGGATTCTCAGGACCATCTCACTTGTCCGTGGCTTGCAG GTCTTGTTTGGTGCCTTGGTGAGAACGCTTAAAAATGTCGTTTTCGTCCTGTTCCTCCTCTTCTTGTTGATGACAGTTTTTGCACTGATTGGATACAACTTCTATGGAAATGCAAAACATGGCGACTTTGAAAACTGGGGTAGCCTTAAATCCGCATACTTCACACTCTTCAGTTTAGTGACG TTGGATGGCTGGACGGATCTGCGAGCTCAAACAGATGCCCGTGGTTTCAAGACAATCCAACTTTTCATCACTGGATTCATTTTGCTGGGGTGCTTCCTCTTCTTCAACCTCTTCGTTGGAGTGATCATCATCAATATCCGGGTAGGC GTGTCTTCCACCTTCACCTTTCCTCAGCTAAAGCCTGCCCGATAAGGCCGTGACAATGAATTATATCTTCATTTGCAGGAAACAACTAGGGAGTTCAACAAAGGGCTCCAAGCTGAAAGAGAAACCACATTGATGGAAAAGAAACAAGCTGTAATCCAAAGGCAGCAAACTCATATCACAGAGATAATGGACAAACAG AAAACCAGCCAGTTTGAAAGCTTCTCTGAAATGATTGAAACATTCAAGCACACACTTCGTCACGATGATTTTGTGATGCTGGATGATCTGTGTTCCAGTCTGTCGTTCATAGATATTTACCTCTCGAGCCTCGACGAACAGGACAATACACTGTACAA ATTACAACAACTTTACTTTGAAATATCGTATGTTCTGGGGAACATGTTGCTCGCAGAAAGGAAGGAAACGGATACAAGTGCAACTACGATGGAAATGACATGA